Proteins encoded within one genomic window of Brassica rapa cultivar Chiifu-401-42 chromosome A09, CAAS_Brap_v3.01, whole genome shotgun sequence:
- the LOC103840544 gene encoding DNA-directed RNA polymerase III subunit RPC10 yields MEFCPTCGNLLRYGQSQFFCSTCPYVARIERQVEIKKKQLLVKKSIDPVVKKDDIPKGPETEAPCPRCGHDKAYFKTMQIRSADEPESRFYRCVKCEQTWREE; encoded by the exons ATGGAGTTCTGTCCAACTTGTGGGAACTTGCTGCGTTACGGTCAATCACAGTTCTTCTGCTCGACATGTCCTTACGTCGCCCGCATAGAAAGACAG GTTGAGATAAAGAAGAAGCAATTGCTGGTTAAGAAATCAATTGACCCGGTTGTGAAGAAAGATGATATACCAAAAGGACCTGAAACTGAAG CACCGTGTCCAAGATGCGGGCACGACAAGGCATACTTCAAAACAATGCAGATTCGTTCAGCGGATGAGCCAGAATCGAGATTTTATAGATGCGTCAAGTGCGAGCAAACTTGGCGCGAGGAATGA
- the LOC103840543 gene encoding probable ADP-ribosylation factor GTPase-activating protein AGD13 gives MQSFLQVSSIYKLRFISLIEEGMVEFIGLLKVTVKKGTNLAIRDMMSSDPYVVLNLGKQKLQTTVVHSNLNPILLSVPESYGPMKLQVYDYDTFSADDIMGEAKLDVQPLITSAMAFEDAEMFGDMQIRKWLKSHDKPLIDDRLTAIIIGSRKIKSGRLVVRGRRGKLFNSLSKSTNKTRYVRHRFVRTKLCIRFDSESNTKKIHSDECFIVVYKKL, from the exons ATGCAATCTTTTTTACAAGTTTCTTCTATTTATAAACTGAGATTTATAAGTTTGATTGAGGAAGGAATGGTAGAGTTTATTGGTTTGTTGAAGGTGACCGTTAAGAAAGGTACTAACTTAGCAATCAGAGACATGATGTCAAGTGATCCTTATGTTGTCTTGAATCTAGGGAAGCAA AAACTTCAAACAACAGTTGTGCATAGTAACTTGAACCCAATATTGCTATCTGTTCCTGAGAGCTATGGTCCAATGAAACTG CAAGTGTATGATTATGACACATTCTCTGCTGATGACATAATGGGAGAAGCTAAACTTGATGTTCAACCTCTGATAACATCTGCAATGGCTTTTGAGGATGCTGAGATGTTTGGGGATATGCAGATTAGGAAGTGGCTAAAGTCGCATGATAAGCCGCTGATAGATGACAGATTGACAGCTATCATTATTGGTTCGAGGAAAATCAAATCTGGACGTTTAGTGGTCAGAGGAAGAAGAGGGAAGTTATTTAACAGCTTGTCAAAGTCAACAAACAAGACAAGATATGTACGTCATCGTTTTGTCCGAACAAAACTGTGCATAAGATTTGATTCGGAATCAAATACAAAGAAAATCCATTCAGATGAATGTTTCATTGTGGTTTATAAGAAACTGTAA
- the LOC103840546 gene encoding putative clathrin assembly protein At1g25240 encodes MMKLWKRASGALKDRKSLFSISFSRKTSFRNPDLDSAIIHATSHDDLSVDYHNAHRVYKWVRSSPANLKPLVHALSSRVNRTRSWIVAVKALMLVHGVLCCKVTSLQEIRRLPFDLSDFSDGHSRPSKTWGFNAFIRAYFSFLDQYAFFFSEQIRGRGKKTQDDSVEQELERIQKLQSLLHMLLQIRPMAENMKKTLILEAMDCVVLEIFDVYGRICSAIAKLLIKIQPDAEKAEAVMALKVVKKATSQGEDLALYFEFCKEFGVSNAHDIPKFVRIPEEDIEAIEKAINGVEEKEETKDEQEEVEEEKSIILVERPEFKTIITDKWEVFEDDLCFTCKDIKETDQHREYNVDPSLLPLIVIDEPVYFTHTLPDLITF; translated from the coding sequence aTGATGAAGCTGTGGAAACGAGCTTCCGGTGCTCTCAAAGACCGTAAAAGCTTGTTTTCCATCAGCTTCTCCCGTAAAACCTCCTTCCGCAACCCTGACCTTGACTCCGCCATTATCCACGCAACCTCTCACGACGACTTATCCGTCGACTACCACAATGCCCACCGTGTCTACAAATGGGTCCGCTCCTCTCCCGCCAACCTCAAGCCCCTTGTTCACGCGCTTTCCTCTAGGGTTAACCGTACAAGAAGCTGGATCGTCGCCGTGAAAGCCCTAATGCTTGTCCACGGTGTCCTTTGCTGCAAAGTCACGTCCCTACAAGAGATACGTCGCCTCCCTTTCGACCTATCTGATTTCTCGGACGGTCATTCACGTCCAAGCAAGACTTGGGGTTTCAACGCTTTTATCCGAGCCTACTTCTCGTTTCTTGACCAGTACGCTTTCTTCTTTTCCGAACAAATCCGTGGTCGGGGCAAAAAAACTCAGGATGATTCTGTTGAACAAGAGCTGGAGAGGATCCAGAAGCTTCAGTCTCTTCTCCATATGCTACTCCAGATCCGTCCCATGGCTGAGAACATGAAGAAGACGCTTATCCTTGAAGCCATGGACTGCGTTGTCCTCGAGATCTTTGACGTTTATGGAAGAATCTGCAGCGCCATTGCCAAGCTTCTCATCAAGATCCAGCCAGATGCTGAAAAAGCTGAAGCTGTGATGGCTCTGAAGGTTGTAAAGAAGGCTACATCTCAAGGAGAAGACCTAGCTCTCTACTTTGAGTTCTGCAAAGAGTTTGGTGTCTCAAATGCTCACGACATCCCTAAGTTTGTCAGAATCCCCGAAGAAGACATTGAAGCAATCGAGAAAGCCATTAACGGAGTCGAAGAGAAAGAGGAGACAAAGGACGAGCAAGAGGAAGTAGAGGAAGAAAAGAGTATCATATTAGTGGAGAGACCAGAGTTCAAGACAATCATAACTGATAAATGGGAAGTTTTCGAAGATGACTTGTGTTTCACATGTAAGGATATTAAAGAAACTGACCAACATAGAGAGTACAACGTGGATCCGAGTCTGCTGCCTCTTATAGTTATTGATGAGCCAGTTTACTTCACTCACACGTTACCGGATTTAATAACCTTCTAA